A window of the Mesotoga prima MesG1.Ag.4.2 genome harbors these coding sequences:
- a CDS encoding acetyl-CoA hydrolase/transferase family protein — MNWNDEYRKKKISIDEGLRNIKSGTKIVTSMAAMEAQGLLKNLHRVEDVENVAVATCLTIGEYPFFVNKEYEGRFLNESWFHSVGARKAVSSGLRTVTYIPNNLHVAGIERIVANKPDIFWGVASPMDRNGYMTVSLSTVYERDMVENAKMVILEVNEKAPKTHGDTHVHISEVDYVIENTFDIPELPDTEPSETEMNIAGHISSLVVDGATLQIGIGGIPNAVARLMEDKHDLGIHTEMFTESMIHLFEKGAITNRKKSLWPGKFIATFALGTKEMYSFIEDNPGVLLLRGSYVNDPYVVSQNENMVSINTAISVDLTGQVCSEAIGTRHYSGTGGQLDTHRGASMAKNGKGIIALRSTAKKGAVSTIVPLLPLGSPVTVPRQDTDYVVTEFGIARLKGLNVFQRVEALLNISHPDFRSELRKQARDIGLI, encoded by the coding sequence TTGAACTGGAATGATGAATACAGAAAGAAGAAGATATCGATTGATGAAGGTCTGAGAAACATTAAGTCTGGAACAAAGATTGTGACAAGCATGGCGGCAATGGAAGCTCAGGGTCTTCTAAAGAACCTCCACAGAGTTGAGGACGTAGAGAATGTGGCCGTTGCGACTTGTTTGACTATTGGAGAGTATCCGTTCTTCGTTAATAAAGAATATGAAGGCAGATTTCTGAACGAGTCTTGGTTCCATTCGGTGGGTGCCAGGAAGGCAGTCAGCAGCGGCCTTAGGACAGTGACATACATCCCAAACAATCTTCATGTTGCAGGTATTGAGCGTATTGTGGCAAACAAACCCGATATTTTCTGGGGTGTTGCCTCGCCGATGGACAGAAATGGATACATGACCGTTTCGTTGTCCACGGTATATGAAAGAGATATGGTAGAGAACGCGAAGATGGTAATTCTGGAAGTAAATGAGAAAGCGCCGAAGACTCATGGAGACACTCACGTTCACATAAGTGAGGTCGATTATGTGATAGAAAACACTTTTGACATTCCTGAACTGCCGGACACTGAACCATCGGAGACTGAAATGAACATCGCGGGACATATTTCTTCGCTTGTTGTAGATGGAGCAACTTTGCAGATTGGAATCGGAGGGATTCCAAACGCCGTTGCAAGACTTATGGAAGATAAGCACGACCTAGGAATTCACACCGAAATGTTTACTGAGTCGATGATTCACTTGTTCGAAAAGGGAGCGATAACAAATAGGAAGAAGAGTCTTTGGCCCGGAAAGTTTATTGCGACTTTTGCACTCGGCACAAAGGAAATGTATTCTTTCATTGAGGACAACCCTGGTGTGCTTCTGCTCAGAGGCAGCTATGTCAACGATCCGTACGTTGTCTCGCAGAACGAAAACATGGTCTCTATAAATACGGCAATCTCTGTCGATCTCACGGGGCAGGTGTGTTCCGAAGCAATTGGAACTCGGCACTATAGCGGTACCGGAGGACAACTAGACACTCATAGAGGTGCCTCCATGGCTAAGAATGGAAAGGGAATCATCGCACTTAGATCGACAGCAAAGAAAGGCGCCGTTTCTACAATCGTCCCTCTTCTTCCGCTTGGCTCACCCGTTACCGTTCCAAGACAGGATACTGATTATGTTGTAACCGAGTTTGGGATTGCTAGGCTTAAAGGTCTCAACGTATTCCAGAGAGTAGAGGCCTTGCTGAATATTTCTCATCCGGACTTCAGATCAGAGCTAAGAAAACAAGCTCGCGACATTGGATTA